The following proteins are encoded in a genomic region of Paenibacillus sp. FSL R7-0273:
- a CDS encoding cache domain-containing sensor histidine kinase, which produces MLNRGRRSSSIFVKFSASFLLVGLIPLLALSFFSVQTFSGYVERYTTSNLQQMVLYMGYNLNSAFNQYNEISKLMYTGRYDGYIDSYSRNQTANVNDQGQINAIPIDSFLKTLLFSDSYITGVQFVRSSDGRVYSQQKENRSLVADTFARPEWLAAMAADPAKVAVFPAHTDDYFFDSRKTVFTIGRTLIDTSGRVTREPKVVGTLFLDIDTSLFRQFSEELSLGPKDELYLLDGQNRVYFSNQDAAPGTVVNPVLDDEERITLSQDIPFLEGQVIARIHRGSLFEQLLSARTTVYIAIAICAVVMIVMGAWFSRRLAAPIRELIRQMTVVESGNLDTQVTVNSNDEMGRLAHGFNRMVERLRIYIDEAYVAQIKQKQTELNALKSQIRPHYLYNTLEVIRMNAVDKEAGEVADMILALSDQLKYVIDYGEDRVSLGSELAHLHNYFYIISVRYENRYMLQQDIPPEIDLSWPVLKLSLQPIVENAVQHGLRQKGRGTVGITVERREDRLAVTVYDDGIGMSRETLSQIQRNLEDPGAPSKNVGLKNVHERIRTSFGEEYGLTVSSREHIGTSVTLVFPVIEQGA; this is translated from the coding sequence GTGCTGAACCGGGGGCGGAGAAGCAGCAGCATTTTTGTCAAGTTTTCGGCGTCCTTTCTGCTGGTGGGGCTGATTCCGCTGCTGGCGCTCAGTTTTTTTTCCGTGCAGACCTTTTCCGGCTATGTGGAGCGCTACACGACCAGTAATCTGCAGCAGATGGTGCTGTATATGGGCTATAATCTGAATTCAGCCTTTAACCAGTACAATGAAATATCCAAGCTGATGTATACCGGCCGTTACGACGGCTATATCGACAGCTACAGCCGCAACCAGACGGCTAATGTCAATGACCAGGGCCAGATCAATGCGATCCCGATCGACAGCTTCCTCAAAACGCTGCTGTTCAGTGACTCTTATATTACCGGAGTGCAGTTTGTGCGCAGCTCGGACGGCAGGGTATACTCGCAGCAGAAGGAGAACCGCTCGCTGGTAGCAGATACATTCGCCCGGCCGGAATGGCTGGCGGCTATGGCTGCAGATCCCGCCAAGGTGGCGGTGTTCCCGGCACATACGGACGATTATTTTTTTGATTCCCGCAAAACGGTGTTCACCATCGGGCGTACCCTGATCGATACCTCGGGCCGGGTTACGCGTGAGCCTAAGGTTGTAGGCACCCTATTTCTGGACATTGACACGTCGCTGTTCCGGCAGTTCAGCGAGGAGCTGAGTCTCGGACCCAAGGATGAACTCTATTTGCTCGACGGCCAGAACCGGGTGTATTTCAGCAATCAGGATGCGGCTCCAGGCACAGTGGTGAACCCCGTCCTTGATGACGAGGAGCGGATTACACTCAGTCAGGACATCCCTTTTCTGGAGGGGCAGGTTATCGCCAGGATTCACCGCGGCAGTCTGTTCGAGCAGCTGCTGTCGGCCAGGACCACCGTATATATCGCGATTGCCATTTGCGCAGTTGTAATGATTGTAATGGGGGCGTGGTTTTCCCGGCGGCTGGCCGCACCGATCCGTGAGCTGATCAGGCAGATGACCGTTGTGGAGTCCGGCAATCTGGACACCCAGGTTACGGTGAACAGCAATGACGAGATGGGCAGGCTGGCGCACGGCTTCAACCGGATGGTGGAGCGCCTCCGAATCTATATTGACGAAGCCTATGTCGCCCAGATTAAGCAGAAGCAGACCGAGCTGAACGCTCTAAAGAGCCAGATCAGGCCCCATTATCTGTACAACACGCTTGAAGTCATCCGGATGAATGCCGTGGACAAGGAGGCGGGGGAAGTGGCCGATATGATTCTTGCCCTCTCCGATCAGCTGAAATATGTTATTGATTACGGGGAGGACCGCGTCAGCCTGGGCAGCGAGCTTGCGCATCTGCATAATTATTTCTATATTATTTCAGTCCGCTATGAAAACCGTTATATGCTGCAGCAGGACATTCCGCCGGAGATCGACCTGAGCTGGCCGGTGCTGAAGCTGTCACTGCAGCCGATTGTTGAGAATGCTGTGCAGCACGGCCTGCGCCAGAAGGGCAGGGGAACCGTCGGCATCACGGTAGAGCGGAGGGAGGACAGGCTTGCGGTCACGGTGTATGATGACGGGATCGGCATGAGCAGGGAGACCCTGTCGCAGATTCAAAGGAACCTGGAGGACCCGGGTGCCCCAAGCAAAAATGTCGGGCTGAAAAATGTCCATGAGCGCATCCGCACAAGCTTCGGGGAAGAGTACGGCCTTACGGTCAGCAGCCGGGAGCATATCGGAACCTCCGTTACCCTGGTGTTTCCGGTGATTGAACAAGGAGCTTAG
- a CDS encoding response regulator — protein sequence MNRSIRVVLADDEPVILRGLKKLIAWDSLGLEIVGEARDGIELKALIDSCAPDLIISDISMPGYSGIDIIRGIHESGRSIKVVFISAYQEFAYARQALQYGALDYLLKPVNTGQLEQAAVKAAALIRQESEEERNKEMLKSYERKNVTGTIEELLEQLTDGNKGAAAALARIGNTSITRYATVCAVETDEYSGGPSRWEEHERKLVEFALSNIIKETVESSGGGYVFRKGERLCILLQHEQPDMPQELMADLHQKINGFLKLQVTIGVGRPAGGIEEADESYRSALKALKFKYFSGLNRVIADHNGAQAVYEPSSTAGLAEVQLALIEALKMLEKEECMLRSGELLAAVEQLSAGSPAQAVTHLYNTVLQLEQELAEYSADAAAQQGPSPLLLEQFTAAPTYAALGAAFCSTVQQLLGQLAGRLSGKEMPQLLQVKAYVEEHYAENITLESMAAMLYMNPYYFSSFFKKHTGQNFKHYLTEVRMNHARRLLLQSSLMIYEIAEQVGYNNARHFSDMFKKKFGKLPQEYKQSWKP from the coding sequence ATGAACAGAAGCATACGTGTTGTATTGGCCGATGATGAGCCGGTGATTCTGCGCGGACTCAAAAAGCTGATCGCCTGGGATTCGCTCGGCCTGGAAATTGTCGGGGAAGCCAGGGACGGAATCGAGCTGAAGGCTCTGATCGACAGCTGCGCCCCCGACCTGATTATCAGCGATATCAGCATGCCGGGCTACTCCGGCATTGACATCATACGCGGCATCCATGAATCAGGCCGCTCGATCAAGGTGGTATTTATCAGTGCTTACCAGGAGTTTGCCTATGCCCGGCAGGCCCTGCAGTATGGTGCACTGGATTATCTGCTTAAGCCGGTCAATACCGGCCAGCTGGAGCAGGCGGCAGTCAAGGCAGCCGCGCTGATCCGCCAGGAGTCGGAGGAGGAGCGGAACAAGGAGATGCTGAAATCCTATGAACGCAAAAATGTCACCGGCACGATCGAAGAGCTGCTGGAGCAGCTGACGGACGGCAATAAGGGGGCAGCTGCTGCTCTGGCCCGGATAGGGAACACGTCGATAACCAGATATGCTACGGTATGTGCAGTTGAGACCGATGAATACAGCGGCGGCCCTTCCCGCTGGGAGGAGCATGAGCGGAAGCTCGTAGAGTTTGCCCTGTCGAACATTATCAAAGAAACGGTGGAAAGCAGCGGCGGCGGTTATGTATTCCGCAAGGGGGAGCGGCTCTGCATTCTCCTGCAGCATGAGCAGCCGGACATGCCGCAGGAGCTGATGGCAGATTTGCACCAGAAGATCAACGGCTTTCTTAAGCTGCAGGTGACCATTGGGGTCGGACGGCCTGCCGGCGGGATTGAGGAGGCTGATGAATCGTACCGCAGCGCTTTGAAAGCGCTCAAATTCAAATATTTCTCCGGCCTCAACCGGGTCATTGCTGATCATAACGGGGCTCAGGCCGTGTATGAGCCGTCATCAACCGCCGGGCTGGCAGAAGTTCAGCTGGCGCTGATAGAAGCGCTGAAGATGCTTGAGAAGGAGGAGTGCATGCTGCGCTCCGGAGAGCTGCTTGCCGCGGTAGAGCAGCTTTCCGCCGGCAGCCCGGCTCAGGCGGTAACACATCTTTACAATACGGTGCTGCAGCTGGAGCAGGAGCTTGCCGAATACAGCGCAGATGCCGCGGCCCAGCAAGGACCGAGTCCGCTGCTGCTGGAGCAGTTCACCGCCGCTCCAACCTATGCTGCGCTGGGGGCTGCCTTCTGCAGCACTGTTCAGCAGCTGCTCGGTCAGCTGGCTGGCAGGCTGAGCGGCAAGGAGATGCCGCAGCTGCTGCAGGTTAAAGCCTATGTCGAGGAGCACTACGCCGAGAATATTACGCTGGAATCAATGGCGGCCATGCTGTATATGAACCCTTATTATTTCAGCAGCTTTTTCAAGAAGCATACTGGCCAGAACTTCAAGCACTATTTAACAGAGGTCCGGATGAATCACGCCCGCAGGCTGCTGCTCCAGAGCAGTCTCATGATCTATGAGATTGCCGAGCAGGTCGGCTATAACAATGCCCGCCATTTCAGCGATATGTTCAAGAAGAAATTCGGCAAGCTGCCGCAGGAGTACAAGCAGTCCTGGAAGCCGTGA
- a CDS encoding YdcF family protein has translation MIYFIKFLYSFILPPGLFVLLLAAAAAWMWRRYRRPPVLVLIITVLLYLSMIPLTAELLMGGLERKYAQPSRIDGDVIVVLGGGATSGTPDMDGEGNLSGAAANRLLTAARLYRETGLPLLFTGGQVYTDSGNEADIARRQLLGLGIPAEDILTENQSLNTEQNAEFTAALMKERGLSRPVLVTSGFHIARGMEEFRKAGFSPQAYPSDYTVSRGGSFYLSKLFPSPGAMQSTGVAFKEYLGLLAARL, from the coding sequence CTGATTTACTTCATCAAGTTCCTCTACAGCTTTATTCTGCCGCCGGGACTGTTCGTTCTGCTGCTTGCAGCAGCCGCAGCCTGGATGTGGCGCCGGTACCGCCGCCCCCCGGTATTGGTATTAATTATTACCGTTCTGCTCTACCTGTCCATGATACCGCTGACAGCCGAGCTGCTGATGGGCGGCCTGGAACGTAAATATGCACAGCCGTCCCGGATTGATGGCGATGTTATTGTTGTCCTGGGCGGCGGAGCGACGAGCGGCACGCCGGATATGGACGGCGAGGGCAATCTGTCCGGCGCTGCAGCCAACCGGCTGCTGACAGCAGCGCGGCTGTACAGGGAGACCGGACTGCCTCTGCTCTTCACCGGAGGTCAGGTATATACCGACAGCGGCAATGAAGCGGATATCGCCAGGCGCCAGCTGCTCGGCCTCGGGATACCGGCGGAGGATATACTGACCGAGAACCAGTCGCTCAATACCGAACAGAACGCTGAGTTTACCGCAGCGCTGATGAAGGAGCGCGGGCTCAGCCGGCCGGTGCTGGTCACCTCCGGCTTTCATATCGCGCGCGGGATGGAGGAATTCCGCAAGGCCGGTTTTTCCCCCCAGGCATACCCGAGTGATTATACTGTCAGCCGGGGAGGCTCCTTCTACCTCTCCAAGCTGTTCCCTTCACCCGGTGCCATGCAGTCCACCGGTGTTGCCTTTAAAGAATACCTGGGCCTGCTGGCAGCCAGGTTATAG
- the ybaK gene encoding Cys-tRNA(Pro) deacylase, translating to MQISKTNALRMLDAKGISYEVHLYDNEDGAIHGTAVAEKIGLDPDTVFKTLVAHGGPNLYVFIIPVGEELDLKSAAKASGEKKIEMLPLKDLLKWTGYVRGGCSPVGMKKLYPTFIEETAQLYDTIAVSAGKIGMQMELDPQELAGMTSAVFCGLVK from the coding sequence ATGCAGATCAGCAAAACCAATGCACTGCGCATGCTGGATGCCAAGGGCATCAGCTATGAGGTGCACTTGTATGACAATGAGGATGGGGCTATACACGGAACGGCAGTGGCTGAGAAGATCGGCCTGGATCCGGATACTGTGTTTAAGACCCTGGTGGCGCACGGCGGACCCAACCTGTATGTGTTCATCATTCCGGTAGGCGAAGAGCTGGATTTGAAAAGTGCGGCCAAGGCCTCCGGTGAAAAAAAGATCGAGATGCTGCCGCTGAAGGATCTGCTGAAATGGACAGGCTATGTACGGGGCGGCTGCTCTCCGGTCGGGATGAAAAAGCTGTATCCGACCTTTATTGAGGAGACCGCACAGCTGTACGACACCATTGCAGTCAGTGCAGGCAAAATCGGCATGCAGATGGAGCTTGATCCGCAGGAGCTGGCCGGGATGACCAGCGCCGTGTTCTGCGGGCTGGTGAAATAA
- a CDS encoding amidohydrolase family protein, with amino-acid sequence MRTAFDAHMHIIDPRFPLIENQGYLPDAFTCRNYLDTVRELKLIGGAVVSGSFQGFDQTYLIDALQSLGPGFVGVTQLPHDTTDEELLRLHSYGVRAVRFNVRRGGSEDLSQLDYMARRVHEIAGWHTELYIDSVNLPDIAPVLAALPAVSIDHLGLSQSGFHHLLDLVDTGVRVKATGFGRVELDVPQALRAIAAVNPDALMFGTDLPSTRARRPYQPSDIELIYDTLGEELADKVLFRNASDWYLK; translated from the coding sequence ATGCGCACTGCATTTGATGCCCATATGCATATCATTGACCCCCGTTTTCCGCTGATCGAGAACCAAGGCTATCTACCTGACGCTTTTACCTGCCGGAATTATCTGGACACTGTCCGGGAGCTCAAGCTGATCGGCGGCGCCGTTGTCTCCGGGTCGTTCCAGGGGTTTGACCAGACTTATCTAATAGACGCCCTGCAGTCACTGGGTCCCGGCTTTGTCGGCGTAACGCAGCTGCCCCATGATACAACAGACGAAGAACTGCTTAGGCTGCACAGTTATGGCGTAAGGGCTGTCCGTTTCAACGTCAGGCGCGGCGGGTCAGAAGACTTGTCGCAGCTTGATTACATGGCCAGAAGAGTCCATGAAATAGCCGGATGGCATACGGAGCTCTATATCGACTCTGTGAATCTGCCTGACATTGCACCGGTACTGGCTGCCCTCCCAGCTGTATCAATAGATCATCTAGGCCTGTCGCAGAGCGGTTTTCACCATCTTCTTGACCTTGTTGATACAGGAGTCCGTGTAAAAGCCACCGGCTTCGGCCGCGTCGAGCTTGATGTACCGCAGGCGCTGCGTGCAATCGCCGCCGTTAACCCGGATGCGTTAATGTTCGGGACCGACCTCCCGTCCACCAGGGCACGCCGCCCTTACCAGCCTTCCGATATTGAGCTCATTTACGACACACTGGGTGAGGAGCTCGCTGACAAGGTGCTTTTTAGGAACGCATCAGACTGGTACCTGAAATGA
- a CDS encoding YolD-like family protein yields MAKAKVAKRPTRDEFVLEELGNQLTEAMQEESIILLTVWGKEEEVRGQITGMDSRTGKVHVSSNEELLKVPFMDIMAINYPRD; encoded by the coding sequence GTGGCAAAAGCAAAGGTGGCTAAACGGCCGACAAGAGATGAATTTGTGCTGGAGGAGCTTGGCAACCAGCTGACGGAAGCGATGCAGGAGGAGTCCATTATCCTGCTGACCGTATGGGGCAAGGAAGAAGAGGTGCGCGGGCAGATTACCGGTATGGATTCACGGACCGGCAAGGTGCATGTAAGCTCGAACGAGGAGCTGCTCAAGGTTCCTTTCATGGATATTATGGCCATAAATTATCCGCGCGATTAG